The Lathyrus oleraceus cultivar Zhongwan6 chromosome 5, CAAS_Psat_ZW6_1.0, whole genome shotgun sequence genome includes the window CAAATGACGGACCCAAATCTTCAACACCAAAAAAACCAACCTTCCTACGTTTTCAGCAACACGAAATCAAAATCATAAAATCCAAATCCACGGTCCATATTTCACCAACATTTCCTCACATCTCCCATACCCGCACTCCCCGCGCGTGTCCACCACGTCCGTTCCGAAATCCTCGTTATTCACACCGCAAACAAACACAACACAAAACAAGAACAAAAGTTTCACTTTCAAAAAACACAAAATGTCACTCGCTACAACCTCGTAGAACTGTctatatttatttttttattttgctATTATACCCTTCATATCTCTTCACACTCCTCTTCTAGATCCCTCTCTATCTCTTCACTTCACCCTTTTACATTATCATCATTATTCTCTCATTCATCACTATGAGTGTTTTTCATCTTCATTGATTTTTTCAATCTTCATTGAAATTTTCAGTGTTTCATTTTTTTATACAATTTCCAAATCTGAAAAACAATGATTCACCTTACAGTTTCATCACACAATAACCTCTTAACAGTTATCAACAAACCAAATTTACATAAACATCGTACACCAAAACCTTCAAGAACTAGAACTATCGTAACATGTTCACAACACCACAAGAATCATAGAAACTTCGTTGAAAAAccacaacaacatcaacaagCTACATTCATGGTTGATGTTGATACACATCAAAGATTTGTTGTTAGAGAGAACAGGAAGAAGAAAGAAGACGGAAAGAGTGTGTTGCATGAGaaagaggagaagaagaagaagggttCAAGTGGTGGAACTCAAATTGGAAGTAAACAAATGGTTATATTGTGTGGATTTGGGTATTGGTTACAAGGGTTTAGGTGTTTTCCTTGGCTTGCTCTTAATTTTCATATGGCTAGTAGTCTCAATTTGGACCCTTCGTTATTGCAACTTGTGCAGTATTCTGCTAATCTTCCTATGGTGGCTAAACCTCTCTATGGAATCCTTTCTGATGTTATCTATGTTGGTGCTGCTCATAGAATCCCTTACATTGTCATTGGAGGTATAAATTTAACTATCTGTGTTATGTTTTTTTGTGTTAAATGTGTTAAATGCGTCAAATGTTGAAATTGTATTGATTATGCATCATTAATACATGATTAAGTGAAGTAATATTTGCATTTTAATCTATGAAGCACGGACACCGGACACAATATTGAATCGGTGATCGATAACCATGTAACATGAAACGATATGCCAAACCTTTGCGATTCACCTACACACAGACATCTGACACGATATTGACATGATACTGGCATGTGAATGCTAGTGATAATTTGGGAAAATGAAAGTGATTGAATACAATCTCGCAAGTGTTGGTGTTGGTGTTAAGTAGGTTTTAGTATCATCTCGTCAATTTAGGATCTTTAACGAGCTGATAACTGTGAAGTCGTAACTCGCAGGGATTGAATCGGTTTGGTCTGATATTAGGTTATTTTGGTTCGATTGTTCTGCGTTTAGGTTGTCCTTTATATTTAACTAGATAACTCTTTTCATGTGTTACCGTGTCTTATGTTGAATTTGCTTCTCTATGTATTTACAAATTTGATACAGAAACGAGTACTATATCGATTTCTCTTCGAAATGAATTTCTACTTTTATCCCAAAAAAGTAACTTATTTTGTTCAATCTTCAGTTATTTTGCAGATCTTTGCATGGAATTATTTAGCATTTGTTCCTGCTGCACGCGAAGTGCTTACTGTCTTAGTTGGAATAGTTCTTCTCAGTAACTTGGGAGCATCCATTACAGAAGTTGCAAAGGATGCTCTTGTAGCCGAGTACGGCAAGAAACACAAAATTAGCGGCCTGCAATCATACGCGTTCATGGCTTTAGCCGCAGGTGGAATCTTAGGCAACTTGATCGGTGGTTATTTTCTACTGAAACTGCCTCCGAGAATCATGTTCATTATATTTTCATCCTTACTATCTCTACAACTAGCGATTTCTTTCTCAACAAGAGAGGATTCTTTAGGCATACAGAAACCGTCAAGTCAAAATCTCGCAACACCATCCATCTCGGAAAATATCAGAATACAGGTGTCGGATCTTATCGAGGCTATTAGCGATAAAAGTATTTCTCGCCCTCTTTTATGGGTTGTTGGATCAATTGCCATGGTTCCTATGCTTACAGGCTCCGTATTTTGCTATCAGACACAGTGTCTAAATCTCGATCCTATGATCATCGGTTGGTCTCGAGTGATAGGTCAGTTGGTGCTTCTCTCAGGAACCGTACTTTATAACCGATATTGGAAAAAG containing:
- the LOC127086037 gene encoding probable folate-biopterin transporter 8, chloroplastic, whose translation is MIHLTVSSHNNLLTVINKPNLHKHRTPKPSRTRTIVTCSQHHKNHRNFVEKPQQHQQATFMVDVDTHQRFVVRENRKKKEDGKSVLHEKEEKKKKGSSGGTQIGSKQMVILCGFGYWLQGFRCFPWLALNFHMASSLNLDPSLLQLVQYSANLPMVAKPLYGILSDVIYVGAAHRIPYIVIGVILQIFAWNYLAFVPAAREVLTVLVGIVLLSNLGASITEVAKDALVAEYGKKHKISGLQSYAFMALAAGGILGNLIGGYFLLKLPPRIMFIIFSSLLSLQLAISFSTREDSLGIQKPSSQNLATPSISENIRIQVSDLIEAISDKSISRPLLWVVGSIAMVPMLTGSVFCYQTQCLNLDPMIIGWSRVIGQLVLLSGTVLYNRYWKKFPMRKLIGAVQILYATSLLLDLALVRQINLQFGIPNEVFAPCFSGLAEVLAQFKLLPFSVLFASLCPKGCEGSLTSFLASALILSSIVSGFLGVGLASLLGITSGDYSGLTVGILIQFVAALLPLRWIGSVPMSPPDSEEKQRRKSMSRRARRNRRVGKVVISSINAYRREREWEPQS